The Arachis ipaensis cultivar K30076 chromosome B05, Araip1.1, whole genome shotgun sequence nucleotide sequence CATGTTCTGTTGGATTTAAAACATATCAGTGGAGTTAAATAATCCTTTTCAGTAAAAATGAAAAAATCATATATGACATGACTTTAAAGCTACTGAAAGTGAGATAGTTATTAACACCGTATTAGAGGAAGGACGTTCTTCTAGAATGGTTATTATCATCCTATATGACTATTCATAACTTTCTGGTTTGTATAAtaactttattttttaatttaattaggaAATATGGTTTGGATGACAACACAATTGATTTCATTGGCCATGCGTTGGCTCTACATTTGGATGATTCTTACTTAAATCAGCCTGCAATGGATTTTGTGAAGAGGATTAAGGTATCTAATTTTCCCTTATAGATATTTCTGGTGCAATACTTCTTGTTTCCTGCATTTCTGTGTCGAACTTAACTATTTCTTTAGGATTAAATTTCCATGTCAGTTTGTATAGCAGAAGAAGCAAGATAGCACCAGGGTGTTACAACACCGGAATAGTATAATTTCATGTATTCTGCTTATTGAGAAAcaactttttcctcttttggttctTGGGAACTCCCATTAGATTAAGAGAACATGAATTGGGAATGTGGGGATTTATCGCTCACCACAGAAACTCTACAGAACCAGTACATCCAGTATAATTATTACTTTTCTTCACTGGGAATATGGCTGGTGcatttaacagaatagaagtaaATTTGTTTATAAAGCCTTCTACTTTagggaaaattaattaaaagaaaaaagaaaaagggggATTTTCTAAAACTTCACTGTTTTAGCAAGAAGGGATTAGTGTCTTGCTTACTAGCTCTTAATAGCACCTTCTGATTTTCTAGTTGAAGAGGCTAAAGCATGCAATCTTGTAAGGGATGAAGTTGTAAACCATAAAGCTATTTTGAAAACTTTAAGTTATTTCAAACTTCAAATCCAGATATCAAATATCATTGTACCATTCCATATTTGACATTTTTGTTAGTCCGAGAATTTTTTTCTCTCAATCATGCCGTGCCTAGCTCGTTCTGAAGCACAACCAATCATAACCTTTTCATTGAGGAGTTGTGAATTGTCCAATTTCGAAGGCCTAATCTAGTTTAACTTTGTTTTTAATAAAGCTATATGCAGAGTCTCTAGCACGCTTCCGGGGTGGATCTCCATATATTTACCCACTCTATGGACTGGGAGAGCTTCCTCAGGTTTTTATGACATAACTAGAATATTAAAAACTACCCTTTGagaatattttatttactttGACTGTAATGATACAAATTCGGCAGGGATTCGCTCGTTTGAGTGCTGTTTATGGTGGCACCTACATGCTAAACAAGCCAGAATGCAAGGTATATTAATATATGCTTCAAAATATACAAGTGGGGATGTTTATATTTACAAAGTTCAACCAATCTAATAATTGAACATAACGACTTTATGCCACTACTGTGTCCTACATTTATTGAACATTATGTGTACTATTTTTGTATACATGTCTCTTGTACACTTTTCATTTTTAGtattaaaacttaaaagtgattaataaaaaagaagataaaatatttattttttataccacaaaaaaaaaaaagatgtacaggaaaatatatacacaaaaataataaaaatagtatttCTGTTTATTAACATGTAATACGGAACTACATATAGCAGCTAAACATATTATAACTTGTCGATCAAATTCAGTTTAGGATGCATGTGTCCATACAAAAGCTTAAACGCTAAAATACTTATCGAGTTAACGGGGAAATGAATGATACTAGTTTCTAGATTCTACTGATGACAGGTTGAGTTTGATGAGAATGGAAAGGCCTTTGGTGTAACCTCCGAAGGCGAAACAGCAAAATGCAAAAAAGTTGTCTGTGACCCTTCATACCTACCAGACAAGGTATGTTACTTATAATGATCATAATATAGGAATACTGATCCAAGTCTTATTCCTTTGAATGAAAAGAAAATTGTATCTATCAATAGGTGAAGAAAGTGGGGAGAGTGGCCCGTGCTATTTGTATTATGAGCCATCCAATCCCAAACACCCACGACTCTCCATCAGTTCAGGTTATTCTGCCTCAGAAACAACTTGGGCGTAAATCAGATATGTATGTATGCCAACTTTTTTTAGATTAGTGAATTGTCtttatactttttcttttccttataGTAACTTGACTTTACCATGCTTCAGGTATCTTTTCTGCTGCTCCTACTCTCATAATGTAGCTCCAAAAGGAAAATACATTTCGTTTGTGACAACAGAAGCAGAGACTGATAATCCTAAGGAGGAATTGAAGCCTGGCATAGATCTCCTTGGACCTGTGGATGAAATATTTTTTGATGCCTACGACAGATATGAACCCATTAACCAGCACGATGTTGATAGCTGCTTCATATCCACAGTAAGTATTACTTAAAGGGATCATGTTTCTTATCCTTTTATGGTTTTTAACACAAGTGTAAGCGGATCCCTTTACTTCCTGAAACTTTATGCATGAGAGCTATCATGGTTTGATATTCCATCTTCATCTTGTAGCTTGCAAGATTTTTTAAACAATGATACCGCTATTTGCCTCTATAATTTTCTCTTAAATATTCTTATGTATTTACTTCTCTGGAAAACTGAACCCTGTCTTGCATATGTTTAGCCGTATTTCTTGTAATCATTAATCATATTCTGACATATAAATTCTGCAGAGCTATGATGCGACAACACATTTTGAAACCACCGTAACAAACGTGATTGACATGTACAGAAAGATTACTGGAAAGGTAAGCATTAGTTATTAGACTGTTATTTCAAGGTTATATAGGACATGATAAATTTTCTTTGTATTTGATTTCAGCCATTGGAAGGAGTTTCTGATACTCTACTATTTCAACTAATTCTACTAATTCCTTCTTTTTCACTGCTTTATATAAACTCAGGAGTTGGACCTGTCTGTGGATCTGAGTGCAGCCAGTGCTGCAGAAGAATGAAAACTGAGTTTTCAGTATACTTTTCATCAACTTCACAGTGCTGACTAGTTGATATTAATCTTTTAGTATTTTCCTCGAGGCTGAAATTGATCAAGGCTTGGTTTATGTGCTTTCTCACTCTCCAGGTCTATGGAGCCAAGAGAATTATTGTCATGCAGTTTGTTTTTTCTTGTTACGAACTCTTAAGGCATTAGCCTCTTGAACATGAGAAAACAAagtttttcctttattttcaacaaaaatgttGTATCATCGAATTAGTTAAAATAGAGTATTAAATAAGTAATTTTACGTTCAACAAATTATTTTTCTTCAAGTAGTTATTTATAGAAAAATATAGATATAAGGCCATTATGAATTTATTCCAAATAAATATCTGTAGAAATCTTTATCTTGGTCTACACCTGAGTTTTATGA carries:
- the LOC107641602 gene encoding guanosine nucleotide diphosphate dissociation inhibitor At5g09550-like, which translates into the protein MDEEYDVIVLGTGLKECILSGLLSVNGLKVLHMDRNDYYGGESTSLNLKQLWKRFRGDDNPPETLGSSKEYNVDMIPKFMMANGGLVRVLIHTNVTKYLSFKAVDGSFVYNKGKIHKVPANDVEALKSPLMGLFEKRRARKFFIYVQDYDESDPKSHEGMDLNKVTAKELITKYGLDDNTIDFIGHALALHLDDSYLNQPAMDFVKRIKLYAESLARFRGGSPYIYPLYGLGELPQGFARLSAVYGGTYMLNKPECKVEFDENGKAFGVTSEGETAKCKKVVCDPSYLPDKVKKVGRVARAICIMSHPIPNTHDSPSVQVILPQKQLGRKSDMYLFCCSYSHNVAPKGKYISFVTTEAETDNPKEELKPGIDLLGPVDEIFFDAYDRYEPINQHDVDSCFISTSYDATTHFETTVTNVIDMYRKITGKELDLSVDLSAASAAEE